The Macaca fascicularis isolate 582-1 chromosome 11, T2T-MFA8v1.1 genome includes a region encoding these proteins:
- the CCER1 gene encoding coiled-coil domain-containing glutamate-rich protein 1: protein MTQTLDTREDPLNLGGGGWAHSASLSSWSSCHRRRQGAPVYNRPHRYSPKTEYGPPRKQPKQQHGPGFWFQPPVCFNWGCWGGPWRPPPPGFRKFHCPVQVFRVYGLHPLCFCCCSCWNGSWNPSWARPPGRKKRWGRRGRGLRHHPRRSSPRSPPANVSTLPRPVKLYEWREPGMRAPPNTTQFIMNQIYEDMRQQEKLERQQEALRAQKAPVSGEASPARSSGNDAPPGGSEETWGLQEALYGFVQNPSLAFSPKSEENQSLAPLLVEEEEKKNDDEEEYDQEVCDAKEVSEEEEEEVEDEEEEVEDEEEEEVEEAEYVEEEEEEEEEEEEEEEEEEVEGEEEVLEENEQRGEEFHLPLEMPLSIFVEAEEKRENFISCTFLNPEQIIPKVPQESLFTAQDFNC from the exons ATGACTCAGACCCTCGACACAAGGGAAGACCCTCTGAACCTGGGCGGCGGTGGCTGGGCACACTCGGCCTCCTTGAGCTCCTGGTCGTCCTGCCATCGAAGGCGCCAGGGCGCTCCAGTGTACAATAGGCCGCACCGCTATAGCCCCAAGACCGAGTATGGGCCCCCAAGGAAGCAGCCGAAGCAACAGCACGGCCCGGGCTTTTGGTTCCAACCACCCGTGTGCTTTAACTGGGGGTGCTGGGGAGGGCCCTGGCGCCCACCCCCTCCAGGATTCCGGAAGTTCCATTGCCCAGTGCAAGTGTTTCGGGTGTATGGCCTGCACCCTCTCTGCTtttgctgctgctcctgctggaACGGGTCCTGGAACCCTAGCTGGGCGAGGCCCCCAGGCAGGAAGAAGCGCTGGGGCCGCAGGGGTCGCGGCCTGCGCCACCACCCTCGCCGCTCCTCCCCGCGGAGCCCGCCAGCGAATGTGAGCACGCTGCCGCGGCCGGTCAAGCTGTACGAGTGGAGAGAGCCTGGCATGCGAGCGCCGCCCAACACCACCCAATTCATCATGAACCAGATCTACGAGGACATGCGGCAGCAGGAGAAGCTGGAGCGTCAGCAGGAGGCGCTGAGGGCGCAGAAGGCCCCGGTGAGCGGCGAGGCCTCCCCGGCCAGATCCTCCGGAAACGACGCGCCCCCTGGCGGCAGCGAGGAAACCTGGGGACTGCAGGAAGCTCTGTATGGCTTTGTGCAGAATCCCTCTCTAGCATTCAGTCCTAAATCAGAGGAAAACCAGTCTCTTGCCCCGTTGCtggtggaggaagaggagaagaaaaatgatgatgaggaggagtaTGACCAGGAGGTGTGTGATGCAAAGGAGGTGAgcgaggaggaggaagaagaggttgaagatgaggaagaagag gtcgaagatgaggaggaggaagaggtcgAAGAGGCTGAAtatgtggaggaggaggaggaggaggaggaggaggaggaggaggaggaggaagaggaggaggtagaaggggaagaggaggtcCTGGAGGAGAACGAGCAGAGAGGGGAAGAATTTCATTTGCCTCTGGAAATGCCTTTATCAATCTTCGTAGAGgctgaagaaaagagagagaactttATAAGCTGCACTTTTTTAAACCCAGAGCAGATAATTCCCAAAGTGCCACAGGAATCCCTGTTCACTGCACAGGACTTTAACTGTTAG